In the genome of Pristis pectinata isolate sPriPec2 chromosome 10, sPriPec2.1.pri, whole genome shotgun sequence, one region contains:
- the LOC127575369 gene encoding cold-inducible RNA-binding protein B-like, with amino-acid sequence MEAENVRGDKMAAGGRQPEGGGWPRAAAAPNDPLAALLAGVDGAWPMEPRREGQVGGASAFSERGGGQSRSWAVAAVELTLTQHRSEGRQAGRARTPKPNMTEEGKLFIGGLNFETDEQALEEVFCKYGQISEVRVIKDRDTHASRGFGFITFENPGDARDAMQAMNGKSLDGRQIRVDHAEKKSGGGGGYGGGGRSYGYGRGRGGGGGYGGRQYDQRDGYYRGGDGYSRGRGGNSYGGRNAYQ; translated from the coding sequence ATGGAGGCTGAGAACGTGCGAGGGGACAAAATGGCGGCGGGCGGGCGGCAGCCAGAGGGAGGCGGTTGGCCTCGCGCTGCTGCCGCGCCGAACGACCCCCTTGCCGCGCTATTGGCTGGTGTCGACGGCGCCTGGCCAATGGAGCCGCGGCGTGAGGGTCAGGTGGGCGGAGCGAGTGCATTTAGTGAGCGCGGCGGCGGGCAGAGCCGGAGTTGGGCAGTCGCCGCCGTCGAGCTAACACTTACGCAGCACCGGAGTGAGGGAAGGCAGGCAGGACGGGCACGCACACCCAAACCCAACATGACTGAGGAAGGAAAGTTATTCATCGGCGGCCTCAACTTCGAGACGGACGAGCAGGCGCTGGAGGAGGTGTTCTGCAAGTACGGGCAGATCTCCGAGGTGCGCGTCATCAAGGACCGGGACACCCACGCGTCCCGCGGCTTCGGCTTCATCACCTTCGAGAACCCGGGTGATGCCCGCGACGCCATGCAAGCGATGAACGGCAAGTCCCTGGATGGCCGTCAGATCCGGGTGGACCACGCCGAGAAGAAGTCGGGTGGGGGCGGCGGCTACGGCGGCGGAGGAAGGAGCTACGGCTACGGCCGCGGGCGAGGTGGCGGTGGCGGATACGGCGGCCGGCAGTATGACCAGAGGGACGGCTACTACCGCGGCGGCGACGGCTACTCCCGAGGCCGAGGCGGCAACAGTTATGGAGGCCGCAACGCGTACCAatga